DNA sequence from the Ovis canadensis isolate MfBH-ARS-UI-01 breed Bighorn chromosome 2, ARS-UI_OviCan_v2, whole genome shotgun sequence genome:
ttccttcttggtCATCCAAGTCCATGGTACATGGTTAGAGCAGTTaaataaattttcagttttaattccCTTTCTCTCTTAATGAGCATTTATCAGCATATCTACAGACATTTTCTAAGAGCAAGGCTCTACTAGGATTAAACTTGTGATGAATTTTGTATTTGCCTTAGAAGCTCCAGCTTCTTTCTCAAAGGAGCCACTGAACAGAGTCTGTCTTGAATAGCAAATGAACTCCAAAGTGTTGGACTCTGTTAAAGTCACTTTGACCCCTCTTATAGCCTGCACATGGGCCTTGAGGATTATAAACATTTAGTAGCTACATGATCAAAATGCCAAGACATCTGTAAATGATTTGGCTAATCCTCATACTGTGCTTGTGGTTAATGTCATTATTTAAAACTTATGATTCAGACTGGCAGTAATTAATAAGTATAATGAGTAGAATCTTTGAGTCTTTTATTTTGGGTAAACTGCATGGCTATTCAAAGAGCAGCAAAAACTTAACCAATCATAACCAAAATTAACTAtgtttcttccctctcctctgccctatTCCCCAAGGTTAAAATTTTAACTTGgtataaaaactgaattttaactTTATGTTCTCCATGTCATAATTAAAACATCAGTAGTCAAATGAAACTGGCATTGCATGCCTTATTTCATGTTGCCATCATAGCATTTAATCAGATTGGAAGGTAGCTGGTTTCCCTATATATTAAAGGGACAAAATTTATAACTCAGGGCTATCAGACAGAAAGTTACCTGCTGCAAGTGGGAGAACAAAGTCATGTTTCAGGAGTCATCATGACCTTGCAGTGATCTGATCTGGGAACTGAAGCCATGGAGTTCTTTCTTCAATCAATCTCAATTAAaatccacaccacacacacacacacacacacaaactacatacagaaaacaaacttctgccTGCCAAACGGAAAGGTAGGGGGTAGGGaataataaattaggagtttgagattaacatatacacaaactactatatatatatataccctataTGTCTCTtttatataccatatataaaagagatGAACAACAAGGAtcttctactgtatagcacaggaaactctactcagtattctgtaataacctatatgataagaacctgaaaaagaatggatttatgtgtatgtataactgaatcactttgttgtatgctgctgctgctgctgctaagtcacttcaggcgtgtccgactctgtgcgaccccatagacggcagcccaccaggctcccccgtccctgggattctccaggcaagaacactggagtgggttgccatttccttctccaatgcatgaaagcgaaaagtgaaagtgaagtcactcagttgtatccgctcttcatgaccccatggactgcaacctaccaggctcctccgttcatgggattttccaggcaagagtactggagtggggtgccacttgctgtatacctgaaactaaaacaacattgtaaatcaactatactccgatataaaataaaagtttttcaaaaaCTACATGCAGAAAtcagatttctatttttaattcctttatGTCAATTTGTCTGTCTTTATGGTATGAGGCCTTAAcattgtctctgtgtgtctctcttagAAGAAAAAGGGAAGGTAAAAGGCAGCGTTTCCAATCAAGTATCAAGTTCTGAAGGTGGCTCATTTCTTCCCAAACCTGGCACAACAGCCCTGCCACCTGCAGCAGCCACTTCTCCCTCCAAGAGCACGAATGGAGCGCCTGGTACTGTTTCTgaatcagaagaagaaaaagccaaAAAACTGCTTTATTGTTCACTATGCAAAGTGGCTGTGAACTCCCTGTCACAGCTAGAGGCACACAACACAGGTTAGCAGCTACTGTTTGAATTTAAATAATGTTTACAACAAGATCGAGTTTTCCCATCAGAATACCTTATCCTTTGTTGTTCAGACATTAGGTTTGTTCAGTCTTCTCTACTTTTTTGATTCAAAGGAGTGATTTTAAGAAAGTATGGTATAACAACTTTAGAAACAGCAAGGCAGAAGCAGCTTGGAGATACAATttgttctgttctttattttctcaaaagCATCTAGTACTTCCCCAAACTCATTATGatgaaatgacagaaatgaagacaaataTCTCTCTATACACAACGTTCACTGCCACACActcctaagagaaaaaaaaaatggaagcaacctaaaagtccCTCAGCAGAGAAATGTTGAATGAATTATAGTAACCCAGGATGATAGAATATATTATCAGCCATTACAGTAAAATTACAAGAAAATATGATTTGATGTGTGAAATTTTCCAGGATATTTAATTTGCATGATcccaattttgaaaatatatttttttagtatactaaaaaaagaaactgaaaagaaatacaCTAAAATGATACCAGTGGTTCTCTCCGGGTGGTAAAAATAGacataatgtttattttcttatgcttctctatattttcatattttctttattatatactcatggtttcctcttttttttcaatgaaaatatgttaaatctatgtgcatgctaagtcgcttcagtcgtgtccaactctttgcgaccgtggGGACCTAGCCCatgaggcctctctgtccatgggattctccaggcaagaatactggaatgggttgccatgccctcctccaggggatcttcccaacccagggctggaacctgagtctcctgcatctcctgcattggcaggcagtttctttaccactagcaccacctgggaagcaccagaTTAGCATTAAAAAGGTCATTTCAAAAAGTTTTGGGAAATTCAACCTAAAGATAAAGTTTTCAAGAGCTTCATATAGTTCTTAAATAGCTATTTACTATATGTTTCTTTCTGTCTTAGGATCTAAACACAAGACTATGGTTGAAGCTCGTAATGGGGCTGGTCCAATTAAGTCCTATCCAAGACCTGGATCAAGATTAAAGATGCAGAATGGCAGTAAGGGGTCAGGACTACAAAACAAGACATTTCATTGTGAAATCTGTGATGTTCACGTTAATTCAGAAATTCAACTCAAACAGGTAATGTACCCTGAATTAGTAGTCACTGTTGCTTGGGTATCCTTTTGACCATATCCCTAGTCTACATTAATGGTTCTCACTGTGCTCATAGTTAAATTTCCTGACCTTATAGGATGCCTACGATATACAACATGCAAGTGCTATGTGAAAGAAAAAGTTAGTACTAAATATCTGTGCACCTACTATtactacaggcttccctggtggctcagatggtaaagaatctgcctgcaatgagggagactcgagtttgatctctctgttgggaagatcccctggaggagggcatggcaacccattccagtccatgggatcgcaaagagtcggacacgactgagcaactaatgcttttacttttcacttactATTACTACATGTCAGATTCCAAGCTTGGTGTTAGAGACCAAGGAGCACCACGGTCACTTGGAGCTTACAGCTGAACAGGGACTTCTAAGATAGTAGAGCTTCAGTCTGTCTTCCAAGGACCCAAAATCTGCTTAGGGAGACAGATCCATCAGTCACTGTGGTGCACGCATGCCTGTTCGGTCCCATCCGACtctgtgccccatggactgtagaccctcaggctcctctgtccatgggattctccaggcaagaacgctggagtgggttgccatgccctcctccaggggatcttcccaacccagagatcatacctgtgtctcttacatctcctactttggcaggcgtattctttaccactagtgccacctgggaaacccctagtCACAGTGGTAATACGAGGCAAAGTTCAAGGAGTGCCATagagaaaggaaggggagagaggcgTTGCAATATAATGGGGAGCAAATCTTAATTCAGAGAGTGTGGTGATCTTACCCGCACCACCACAGAACCAGGGACCTGGAACTGGGAATGGAGGAACCAGCTCTTCACCTGATCTCAGCATGTCCTATTTTCAGGAACCAGACATATTTTTCTGTCtaggaaatacattttacataGCATAAAACTCACACACCGATTCAGCTAATGCATCAAACATTTTTCAGCACATTTCTAGCCGAAGGCATAAGGATCGAGTTGCTGGGAAGCCATTAAAGCCGAAATACAGCCCTTACAACAAACTGCAGCGGAGCCCAAGCATTTTAGCAGTAAGTTCACCTTGCCTGCTCACCTGTCTTGTGGGGCAGCCTTGCTGGCTGGGGCAGAGACTGTGGGCAAGGAGGGTCTAAGCACTAATTAGTCCTGAAAGAGTTTTGACTTTAAATAGCCCTCATAGAGAGGAAATTTAGAAGGAACTCAGTCCCTTCTGTAGGACACCTTGAAGATAGATTGCTtagaagaaagaaactgaacCTCTTTAAGGGCCAATACCTTACTGTTCACAGGACATTTTCTGAAGATTCCCTTCTTTAGCATATAAAGAAAAGTCAAGTCTTGGGAAGAAGGGCAGTGATGCCTGAGGAATCTTGCAGCATGTTACACTTGGGGAAAGGGACTGGTTTCCAAAAACGAAGTGCATCTATTTAATTATCCTCCTCCTTTCTgggatgtttttctctttttccagaaAGCACATGGGTTGTGTatattcctctctctttccctgtctaGCAGGCATGTTGAGAGTCAGCCTCTTACCTGCTCTCAATATGtgctattttcagtttctttgcaAAAATATCAATGGGTTCCACCAATAGATGTCATATAAATACCCAGATGGAAGGATTTCCTAATCTCCCTGGGACTTAGCCCAATGTGGTGTTCTGTCTGAGGCTGAAAGCTGGGATTGGCCAGCTGGAGGTGATACTGACATTACCCCCAGCTTTTCCAAAGCTCCATGGATGCTGCAAGCAGGTGTTACGAGCATTAAGCAAATCCAGCTTGCAAAGCTCCTCCTGATTGCAAAAGAGAGGGATTAAGGATTGATTTCTTACTTCACAGGAAGATTCCACCTGGGATTCCTTTTAAATAGATAGTTTCTAGCCCTCTTACAATCATTACCAATGACAACTCTGAGTTAGCTGCAGATTTTCAGGGAATAGTTTTTAAGTGGCCAGAGAGGTATAAACTGACTGTATCTTCTTGACTCCTCATGAGTCCCCAGTGTCCCGAACTCCAGTTACCTAACCCAGTGCAGCTTTTTTAATGTTAGGTGAAGGGTAAGGCACATTCTCTCAAAAGCCTCATTGTGGGTTAAGACAAGCCAGAATTTTGAATGGAGCTCCTCCACAATCTACACAGAAACCTTCTGGGCATGTTTGGTTTTTCCTTGTGAGCAGCAGCATAAAATAGCTTCAGTATCTATTCATAGAGGCTTTCCCCTGAACCTAGTGCCCAGGGGCAAGGACCACCAGACAAGAGTTGAAATGGAAACAAATTATAGTTAAGATATGCCAAGAGACTGAAACCAGCTTTGTGAAAATAATCTAGACGGgtcaagatttttaaattttgacttcTGAATGTTGGTTTTTACTTAGGAAAATATATCAGTGCTGCCATCATTCAaaactctctccccaccccactcctggtTTTCTCCCTCTCCTAGGCAAAACTTGCATTCCAGAAGGATATGATGAAGCCTCTGGCCCCGGCCTTCCTGTCCTCGCCCCTGGCGGCGGCGGCCGTGTCCTCTGCGCTGTCTCTGCCGCCCCGGCCGTCGGCCTCGCTCTTCCAGGCTGCAGCCATCCCTCCCGCTCTGCTGAGGCCGGGCCACGGCCCCATCCGCACGACCCCCGCCTCCATCCTCTTCGCCCCGTACTGATGTTCCGCAAGCCCCCAGACGGTTGAGGCGATAGGGAAGTAGAGCAGGAAAGCCAAAAAAGGATTCAGCAATTCGAGCATTTTGAGTTGCAGTGCCGCACCCAGCTGCAGAATGCAGCATACCACCCTGAGCCCTGACTCCAAAGAGAAAGTCACTGAGATTCAAGAGTGTTTTTCGGGGGGGCGCTCCTGTAATTTCGGAATCTGAGCAGCACAAGCTTTGTCTCCCTCTTTCCTCCCCCTGCCCGCACCCATTCAA
Encoded proteins:
- the ZNF385B gene encoding zinc finger protein 385B isoform X4 — translated: MMQPSLDIKPFMSFPVDSNSAVGLFPNFNTKRRGLFGTNKFCQMDPVQKAVINHTFGVSIPPKKKQVISCNVCQLRFNSDSQAEAHYKGSKHAKKVKALEATKNKPKMVSSKDSAKANPSCSITPITGNNSDKSEEKGKVKGSVSNQVSSSEGGSFLPKPGTTALPPAAATSPSKSTNGAPGTVSESEEEKAKKLLYCSLCKVAVNSLSQLEAHNTGSKHKTMVEARNGAGPIKSYPRPGSRLKMQNGSKGSGLQNKTFHCEICDVHVNSEIQLKQHISSRRHKDRVAGKPLKPKYSPYNKLQRSPSILAAKLAFQKDMMKPLAPAFLSSPLAAAAVSSALSLPPRPSASLFQAAAIPPALLRPGHGPIRTTPASILFAPY
- the ZNF385B gene encoding zinc finger protein 385B isoform X2 — its product is MWSGLPSRGGTCHTTTLPALVRAPTLMMQPSLDIKPFMSFPVDSNSAVGLFPNFNTKRRGLFGTNKFCQMDPVQKAVINHTFGVSIPPKKKQVISCNVCQLRFNSDSQAEAHYKGSKHAKKVKALEATKNKPKMVSSKDSAKANPSCSITPITGNNSDKSEEKGKVKGSVSNQVSSSEGGSFLPKPGTTALPPAAATSPSKSTNGAPGTVSESEEEKAKKLLYCSLCKVAVNSLSQLEAHNTGSKHKTMVEARNGAGPIKSYPRPGSRLKMQNGSKGSGLQNKTFHCEICDVHVNSEIQLKQHISSRRHKDRVAGKPLKPKYSPYNKLQRSPSILAAKLAFQKDMMKPLAPAFLSSPLAAAAVSSALSLPPRPSASLFQAAAIPPALLRPGHGPIRTTPASILFAPY
- the ZNF385B gene encoding zinc finger protein 385B isoform X3, with protein sequence MLLGGTCHTTTLPALVRAPTLMMQPSLDIKPFMSFPVDSNSAVGLFPNFNTMDPVQKAVINHTFGVSIPPKKKQVISCNVCQLRFNSDSQAEAHYKGSKHAKKVKALEATKNKPKMVSSKDSAKANPSCSITPITGNNSDKSEEKGKVKGSVSNQVSSSEGGSFLPKPGTTALPPAAATSPSKSTNGAPGTVSESEEEKAKKLLYCSLCKVAVNSLSQLEAHNTGSKHKTMVEARNGAGPIKSYPRPGSRLKMQNGSKGSGLQNKTFHCEICDVHVNSEIQLKQHISSRRHKDRVAGKPLKPKYSPYNKLQRSPSILAAKLAFQKDMMKPLAPAFLSSPLAAAAVSSALSLPPRPSASLFQAAAIPPALLRPGHGPIRTTPASILFAPY
- the ZNF385B gene encoding zinc finger protein 385B isoform X5, whose product is MMQPSLDIKPFMSFPVDSNSAVGLFPNFNTMDPVQKAVINHTFGVSIPPKKKQVISCNVCQLRFNSDSQAEAHYKGSKHAKKVKALEATKNKPKMVSSKDSAKANPSCSITPITGNNSDKSEEKGKVKGSVSNQVSSSEGGSFLPKPGTTALPPAAATSPSKSTNGAPGTVSESEEEKAKKLLYCSLCKVAVNSLSQLEAHNTGSKHKTMVEARNGAGPIKSYPRPGSRLKMQNGSKGSGLQNKTFHCEICDVHVNSEIQLKQHISSRRHKDRVAGKPLKPKYSPYNKLQRSPSILAAKLAFQKDMMKPLAPAFLSSPLAAAAVSSALSLPPRPSASLFQAAAIPPALLRPGHGPIRTTPASILFAPY
- the ZNF385B gene encoding zinc finger protein 385B isoform X1; translation: MKYSLSPDNYSEDGIMNMATFLRGFEEKGIKNDRPEDQLSQEKKKILFSFCEVCNIQLNSAAQAQVHYNGKSHRKRVKQLSDGQPSSPAQGSGPPPPASPSTHTSTGGTCHTTTLPALVRAPTLMMQPSLDIKPFMSFPVDSNSAVGLFPNFNTMDPVQKAVINHTFGVSIPPKKKQVISCNVCQLRFNSDSQAEAHYKGSKHAKKVKALEATKNKPKMVSSKDSAKANPSCSITPITGNNSDKSEEKGKVKGSVSNQVSSSEGGSFLPKPGTTALPPAAATSPSKSTNGAPGTVSESEEEKAKKLLYCSLCKVAVNSLSQLEAHNTGSKHKTMVEARNGAGPIKSYPRPGSRLKMQNGSKGSGLQNKTFHCEICDVHVNSEIQLKQHISSRRHKDRVAGKPLKPKYSPYNKLQRSPSILAAKLAFQKDMMKPLAPAFLSSPLAAAAVSSALSLPPRPSASLFQAAAIPPALLRPGHGPIRTTPASILFAPY